TCATTCTGTGTCACCTGGCCAGGCCAAGCACTGCCTGGTGCATCCTCCTGCCCCTCAAGACAGCAGGGTTAAAGACAAAGGCTATTTTATTTAACAATAAGCATAAGAACAGTCCTTCAATAAATACAACCTAAAGGTACAAAGAGAAGCCACAACACTCAGGAAAAGAATTAAGAAACTCTGGGTCTTAAAGCAACAATGGATACAAGATTCTTTAACTGTGGGGTAGGGAGGGGTCCTCTGAGACCTCACCCCCTACCCCAGGGAGGGTGGGGACATTGTCCAGGAGGCCCAGGGACAACCACTCAATTCAGGACTTTTGCCTGCAGCTCCCTTCCTTCTGATCACTGGACTGCTACACACCAActaatctaagaaaaaaaaaaaaaaaacacttttaggCCCCCACTCTAGGGGCCTAGATCCTGAGACAGGCTGGCTGGCTCAAGGTCACCTCCCTGACTAGCCTCCTGGCAACCTGGCCTCAAGGTCATGATCTGCAGCCTGAGAAAGTTCCTCGGGGCCATAGGGTTTCACCCCAAACTCAGCTCAAGATGCCAGGATTTCTGGAACTGGAACTGTTGGTGACCCAGGCTCGGGGCTTTGCAAGGGGCAATTGGCAATATCTGGGGAACAGCATGTTGACCCTTGATGGTCCGGAGGACCCCCCAGAAGAGCATGGAGCCTGCACTAGCCTGCCCTTGGCCTCCCAGAACACAGTTTAGCCTTGCTAGCATATTCGAGACAGCGCTCACCTCAGAGGACACACCGCCTCCTACCAGATTCCCCAAGTGACTCAAAGTCTGGAAAGTGGGAAAGAAAGGTCCAGAGAGGCCTGCTCACCCTCTGGGCCACCTCACTGGGAAGCCAGCACATCCCCAGGTCCAGCTTTGGGCCTACAGATGGTCATAGGGGTGGGGCTGCtagacagaggggagaagagcGCCCGCAGGGTCCCTGAGAAGGGCGTCTCGGGGAAGGCATACAAGAGTGAGCCATCAGTCACACTGTAGAAGGACAGATGTCCAGCCTCGTAGTCTAGAAATATACCCACGCGCCTGGGTGGGTCTCGGAGTGGGGCAAAGGCCCGTTCTGAGGAGTTGTAGTAGCTTCCCAGGAACACCAGGATCCAGAATCCGTTGCCTGCGAACAGCTCACCCTTCTCCTTGCGGTTGGCGTTCTCTCTACAGACACCCAGGGCCCAGCTGGCACGCtcacccacctccacctcccagtAGTGGCGGCCCGAACTCAGGGGCTCCCGGCCTAGCACGCAGGGGCCCGGGTCAAAGCGCTCGGGGCTGTCAGGCAGGGCCTGCCGCAAGTCCCCCCGCCGCACACTCTTCCTGTCATCCGAGAGAACCAGCTCGGGGTTGGCAGTGTCTGGGTCCAGCGTCACGTCTCCTGCAGACAGAGCTCCAGATCACAGCAAGGCCAGCTGCCCGGGGCCTGTCCACCGCACCAGCTGGTTGCGCGGGCGCgcgcacgcacatgcacacgcacatgcacacgcacacacacacccatgtgcTCCTTCCCTGAAAAGATCACCTAACACCTCTTAGgcgcaacttggaatgttctagAAAGTTGTCCAGGCTTCCTTAGTGATTTCTGGGGTTTCTATATTcagtattttattggatagagacagagagaaattaaggatgggagagacaggaggagactgagacatctgctacactgcttcaccacttgtgaagcttccccactgcaggtggggaccagggcttgaacccgggtccttaagcatggtaacttgtgctcaaCAGGTTGTGCCACCATATGCCACCCCCCCATGTTCATTCTTTCAGCCCCTAGATTTTGCCTGCTGGCCAGTTTTGGCTGCATGGACCCTCTGGCAACAGCCTAGCCTGGGGCAGGTGGCCTGTGCAGCCCTTTTCCTAAATGCATCAGTCAAGAGCCCAGATCTGGCTGCCTGTCTCCCCCCACAGACCCCTCGCCCCGACTTTTCCCATGTATAAGCTTCAGGAGCATACCCCTCCAGCAGGGCTTTGTGCCCAGCACCTCCCCAGTAGTAGTGACCTCTCGAATAGACCACACCCACCTCGGAACCTCCGCAGAGCCTCCAGCAGGCCCGGCACCCTGCACACCGTCCTCATCTCCATGGGCACCACCTCGGGAGGCTGCAGCTTTACGTCCTGGACCCTGGAGGGGCAGCCTGCGTCATGCCCACCAGGATCCGACCCACACCCTGCCCGTCTGCCCCGGGGAACGGCCCCGGCTCCTACCTGCGCAGGGTGTCCCTGACATCCTGTAACAGAGACACGTATGGTGTCAGCGCGAGTCATTTGGCCTTGGCCCCTCCTACCTCACTGCAGAcacgccccaccaccaccaccaccaccaccaccaccaccaccaccaccaccaccaccaccaccaccaccacgtcaTGGGTCCCATGCATTTCAGACACTGCCTGAGATGCCAtcactccctcccccaccaccatgcTGCGCACTGTGGGATGCCAGCACAGGCCCCAGAGCACAGGGCCAGCTTACCTGCAGCAGCCCCAGTGCCGGcagctgacagcggccctccagCTCTGAGATGAGCTCGGCCAGCTGTGTGCTCTGCTGCCCCAGACGGGCGGCGCTCTCCCGCAGGGGGGGCAGcacctccagctcctcctcctccagcttctGCAGCAGCCGCTGCTCCTCCTCCACTAGCAGGCGCCGCAGGCGGTCAAACTCAGCCAGCACATTCTGCCTCTGGCTCTCAATCATCTTCTGTGGGTGTGCAGGGTGGCCGAGGGGCTGGGGTTCAGGGACCAGACCCCCGGATCTAACACCCGGGCATCCCCAATGTCCCAGATCTCCAtcacctcccagctcccagctccactATTCCAGTGCTACTAGGGCTGTctgcctctcagtcttccccagccccccagttCGCCGCTGGAGGTGGGTTATAAGTGGGTCTGGAGCAAGGGCGTTCTGCCTTATGCAGAAGTAAGGGGCTGCCAGGGTCCCTTGGAGCCACCTGCCTGCCACAGGGAGTAGGTCTCCTCTGCCTGAGTCTGAAACAGCAGCGCGTCCTCCATTTGCTTCCGCAGATGCTCCAGAGACTTCTGCAGCTTCCCCTGGAGGAGGGGCGGTGGGAGTGACCTTGCCTGGCCAATGCCAGCTGCACCCACACTCCAAGGACAGGGTTCAGACAGGGATTGGGCTGGGAACTACCTGGTGTACAAATCCAGCTCTGCACCCTCATCCCCATCTCAAGTCTCTTTCCTCCACAGTCCTGTGCTGCATCTTTGGGGCTCCCAGgccagcaggcaggcaggcaggcaggcctgCACCCTCTTTTCAGCCCTCAGGCTGAAGCCAATTTACATTAACCTAATACTACAGTCTCGGGTCTGGCAGAGAGAGGAGGCCCAGGATGGGGGCTGTGCTGTTCCGTGGAGGACAACCAGCCACAGCTCGGAGGTGGGGGAACAGCTGGGGCACCCTCCCCTCCTCGGGGCACAGTAGGTGCCAGTCCATTGAAGGAGGTCAACTATGCCACCCCAAACAAGCTACTTATATTACTGACTTGgtttttaatagagagagagagagagagacaaagaaagataaagtgtgcaagagactacagcactgaagattccttcaGCACGGTAggagcaggacttgaacctgaggtgTGCATATGGTAAAGTGGTGCACTATGCTTGTGAGCTACTTCATGGTTCCTAGTTATTCTGAACTGAGGGAGACAGAAACCACAGCTGCAGGAGCAGCTCTCAACTTTTCTCctgctttggggtggggggtgtttctGTG
Above is a genomic segment from Erinaceus europaeus chromosome 9, mEriEur2.1, whole genome shotgun sequence containing:
- the TRIM11 gene encoding E3 ubiquitin-protein ligase TRIM11 isoform X1, with product MAAPDLSTNLQEEATCAICLDYFTDPVMTDCGHNFCRECIRRCWGQPEGPYACPECRELSPQRNLRPNRPLAKMAEMARRLHPPSPVPQGVCAAHREPLAAFCTDELRLLCAACERSREHWAHRVRPLQDAADDLKGKLQKSLEHLRKQMEDALLFQTQAEETYSLWQKMIESQRQNVLAEFDRLRRLLVEEEQRLLQKLEEEELEVLPPLRESAARLGQQSTQLAELISELEGRCQLPALGLLQDVRDTLRRVQDVKLQPPEVVPMEMRTVCRVPGLLEALRRFRGDVTLDPDTANPELVLSDDRKSVRRGDLRQALPDSPERFDPGPCVLGREPLSSGRHYWEVEVGERASWALGVCRENANRKEKGELFAGNGFWILVFLGSYYNSSERAFAPLRDPPRRVGIFLDYEAGHLSFYSVTDGSLLYAFPETPFSGTLRALFSPLSSSPTPMTICRPKAGPGDVLASQ
- the TRIM11 gene encoding E3 ubiquitin-protein ligase TRIM11 isoform X2 — its product is MAAPDLSTNLQEEATCAICLDYFTDPVMTDCGHNFCRECIRRCWGQPEGPYACPECRELSPQRNLRPNRPLAKMAEMARRLHPPSPVPQGVCAAHREPLAAFCTDELRLLCAACERSREHWAHRVRPLQDAADDLKGKLQKSLEHLRKQMEDALLFQTQAEETYSLWQMIESQRQNVLAEFDRLRRLLVEEEQRLLQKLEEEELEVLPPLRESAARLGQQSTQLAELISELEGRCQLPALGLLQDVRDTLRRVQDVKLQPPEVVPMEMRTVCRVPGLLEALRRFRGDVTLDPDTANPELVLSDDRKSVRRGDLRQALPDSPERFDPGPCVLGREPLSSGRHYWEVEVGERASWALGVCRENANRKEKGELFAGNGFWILVFLGSYYNSSERAFAPLRDPPRRVGIFLDYEAGHLSFYSVTDGSLLYAFPETPFSGTLRALFSPLSSSPTPMTICRPKAGPGDVLASQ